A genomic region of Desulfatirhabdium butyrativorans DSM 18734 contains the following coding sequences:
- a CDS encoding DUF1641 domain-containing protein — MTNEEQILQRLENLERQVAPLAAFAKGAGELREEIAPRINEAVQALIVELADVEADFRIEDLLYLIKKLMRNLNTLNYVLDQIRNLVDFALTAEPLLKSSVPQVIAFLDGLEQGGVFRLMSIATEVLRKIGSTYSPEDMQQIGDGVVRLIGVLKRLTAPSALDLLERAAEVPTRVDLAAARPVGLWGMVGAMGDRDVQQGLGVLMELTKGLGTIKAQA, encoded by the coding sequence ATGACCAACGAAGAACAGATTCTGCAGCGGCTGGAAAACCTGGAGCGTCAGGTGGCCCCGCTGGCCGCCTTTGCCAAGGGAGCAGGCGAGCTGCGGGAAGAAATCGCACCGCGGATCAACGAGGCCGTCCAGGCACTCATTGTGGAGCTGGCCGATGTCGAAGCGGATTTTCGGATCGAAGATCTGCTGTATTTAATCAAGAAACTCATGCGCAACCTGAATACCCTGAACTACGTTCTCGATCAAATCCGGAACCTGGTCGATTTCGCCCTGACGGCGGAGCCGTTGCTCAAGAGCAGTGTGCCGCAGGTGATTGCCTTTCTCGACGGGTTGGAGCAGGGAGGTGTTTTCCGGTTGATGTCGATTGCGACGGAAGTCCTGCGGAAAATCGGATCGACATATTCACCGGAGGACATGCAGCAGATCGGCGACGGCGTCGTTCGACTGATCGGGGTGCTGAAGCGATTGACGGCTCCATCCGCCCTCGATTTGCTGGAACGCGCCGCTGAAGTACCGACCCGGGTCGATCTGGCCGCTGCCCGTCCCGTGGGACTGTGGGGAATGGTCGGTGCCATGGGGGATCGGGACGTGCAGCAGGGTCTTGGGGTGTTGATGGAGCTTACCAAGGGCCTTGGGACAATCAAGGCTCAGGCGTAG
- a CDS encoding MOSC domain-containing protein: MQKAPEYQGRVVAVSISDRKGIKKRNVEEVQLRINHGIEGDAHAGDWHRQVSLLGMESIQKIQAKGLDVAPGDFAENITTEGICLWELPIGTRLRMGDAALVEVTQIGKTCHRHCAIFHEVGDCVMPREGIFVHVLEPGIVRPGDTIEVVQWCLNGNPVLVTT, encoded by the coding sequence ATGCAGAAAGCCCCGGAGTATCAGGGTCGGGTGGTTGCCGTATCGATCAGTGATCGAAAAGGCATCAAGAAGCGAAATGTCGAAGAAGTCCAATTGCGGATCAACCATGGGATCGAAGGGGACGCCCACGCCGGTGATTGGCATCGGCAGGTCAGTCTGCTCGGCATGGAATCTATCCAAAAAATTCAGGCCAAGGGCCTGGATGTGGCTCCAGGCGATTTTGCCGAAAACATCACCACCGAAGGCATTTGTCTCTGGGAACTGCCGATCGGCACGCGACTTCGGATGGGAGATGCCGCTCTGGTGGAAGTGACCCAGATCGGAAAGACCTGCCACCGGCATTGTGCGATTTTTCATGAGGTCGGTGATTGCGTCATGCCACGAGAAGGCATTTTCGTGCATGTGCTCGAACCCGGTATCGTCAGACCCGGAGACACCATTGAGGTGGTTCAATGGTGTCTGAACGGAAACCCGGTTTTGGTTACAACCTGA
- the sqr gene encoding type III sulfide quinone reductase, selenoprotein subtype: protein MRKILILGAGAGGTIVANMLRKQLSDAEWQITIIDRDERHHYQAGYLFIPFGVYSEQDVLKPKKEFIPPDVDFVVDHIVKIDPEQRRVETRTGRYDYDWLIIATGCDIHPEEIPGMSDGWRSSIFDFYTLDGAKALFKALKYFSDGKIVLNIAEVPYKCPIAPLEFVFMADWFFTVNGVRDKVEIEFVTPLDNVFTKPVATKALAMVAEKKNIKVTPYFDLAQVNAAEKTIESHKGLKVGYDLLVAIPPNMGDKALIDSGISDPVGFVQTDKHTLKAANFDRIYVIGDTTNVPTSKAGSVAHYMAYTLVENLIREIDGHAPLPKFDGHATCFLASGFEKAILLDFNYAVEPLPGKFPFPGMGPFSLLQESLGNHWGKMMFRWVYWNLMMKGLDLPLEPQMNMAGKVRPSA, encoded by the coding sequence ATGAGAAAGATATTGATCTTGGGAGCAGGGGCCGGCGGAACCATTGTTGCCAACATGTTGCGCAAGCAGTTGAGTGATGCCGAATGGCAGATCACCATCATCGACAGGGACGAACGGCACCACTATCAGGCCGGATACCTGTTCATCCCGTTCGGGGTATATTCCGAACAGGATGTCCTCAAACCGAAAAAAGAATTCATTCCTCCGGATGTCGATTTCGTGGTGGATCACATCGTCAAGATCGATCCGGAGCAGCGGCGTGTGGAAACCCGGACAGGGCGATACGACTACGACTGGCTGATCATCGCCACCGGATGCGACATCCATCCGGAGGAGATTCCCGGCATGTCCGACGGCTGGCGAAGCAGCATCTTCGATTTCTACACGCTGGACGGCGCCAAGGCGTTGTTCAAGGCCCTGAAGTATTTTTCCGACGGCAAGATCGTTCTGAACATCGCAGAAGTTCCCTATAAATGCCCCATTGCACCGCTCGAATTCGTCTTCATGGCGGACTGGTTCTTTACTGTCAACGGGGTACGGGACAAGGTCGAGATCGAATTCGTGACCCCTCTCGACAACGTGTTCACCAAGCCTGTTGCCACCAAGGCATTGGCCATGGTGGCCGAGAAGAAAAACATCAAAGTAACTCCGTACTTCGATCTGGCACAGGTGAATGCTGCGGAGAAAACCATCGAGTCCCACAAGGGCCTCAAGGTCGGCTATGACCTGCTGGTGGCCATTCCGCCCAACATGGGAGACAAGGCGCTGATCGACTCCGGCATCAGCGATCCGGTCGGCTTCGTTCAAACGGACAAACACACGCTGAAGGCCGCCAACTTTGACAGAATCTACGTCATTGGCGATACAACGAATGTGCCGACCTCCAAGGCCGGATCGGTGGCCCATTACATGGCCTATACCCTGGTGGAGAACCTCATTCGGGAGATCGACGGTCATGCACCGCTTCCCAAATTCGACGGTCATGCCACCTGTTTCCTCGCTTCTGGATTCGAGAAGGCCATTCTCCTGGATTTCAACTATGCCGTGGAACCGCTTCCGGGCAAGTTCCCCTTCCCGGGCATGGGTCCGTTCAGTCTTCTTCAGGAAAGTCTCGGCAATCATTGGGGAAAAATGATGTTCCGCTGGGTCTACTGGAACCTCATGATGAAGGGGCTGGATCTGCCTTTGGAGCCCCAGATGAACATGGCCGGAAAAGTCCGACCAAGCGCCTGA
- the metX gene encoding homoserine O-acetyltransferase MetX, with the protein MSEYAQHDISGRTVGIVRNQFFTFAQPPNEMILESGARLGPITLAYETYGTLNEEGSNAILICHALSGDSHAAGYYSGQSTPGWWENMVGPGKGIDTNCYFVVCSNVIGSCMGSTGPGSINPKTGKHYALDFPVVTIGDMVRAQNALREYIGVERWHAVVGGSIGGMQALEWSLRYPDRVRSAVLLATTMRHSALAIAFNEVARQAIMIDPNWNEGNYYSGQKPGLGLAVARMIGHITYLSDQSMRLKFGRRLQDKSDFSFQFDADFQVESYLHHQGRKFVDRFDANSFLYITKAADYYDAIRSHGDGSSVRAFSSSQASYLIVSYTSDWLYPTYQSKDMVKAMKKNGLNVSFCEIEADWGHDAFLLPNERLSAMIRGFLERVEYSDEQTSAT; encoded by the coding sequence ATGAGTGAATACGCCCAACATGACATATCGGGTCGGACGGTTGGCATCGTCAGAAACCAATTCTTCACCTTTGCCCAGCCACCCAATGAAATGATTCTCGAGAGCGGGGCGCGCCTTGGCCCGATCACCCTGGCCTACGAGACATACGGCACCCTGAACGAAGAGGGCAGCAACGCAATCCTGATATGTCATGCCCTTTCCGGAGATTCCCATGCCGCGGGGTACTATTCGGGGCAATCGACGCCAGGCTGGTGGGAAAACATGGTCGGCCCCGGAAAGGGCATCGATACGAACTGCTATTTTGTGGTATGTTCCAATGTGATCGGCAGTTGCATGGGGTCTACCGGACCGGGCAGCATCAACCCGAAGACCGGGAAGCACTACGCCCTGGACTTTCCGGTCGTAACGATCGGAGACATGGTTCGTGCGCAAAATGCGCTGCGGGAGTACATCGGCGTCGAACGCTGGCATGCTGTCGTTGGCGGATCGATCGGCGGCATGCAGGCACTTGAATGGTCGCTTCGATATCCCGATCGAGTGCGCTCCGCCGTTCTTCTGGCCACCACCATGAGGCATTCGGCTCTGGCCATCGCCTTCAACGAAGTGGCCCGACAGGCCATCATGATCGATCCGAACTGGAACGAGGGAAATTATTATTCGGGTCAAAAGCCCGGGCTTGGATTGGCGGTCGCCCGGATGATCGGGCATATCACCTATCTGTCGGATCAATCCATGCGGCTGAAATTCGGCAGGCGGCTTCAGGACAAGAGCGATTTTTCGTTTCAATTCGACGCCGACTTTCAGGTTGAAAGCTATCTGCATCATCAGGGACGTAAATTCGTGGACCGTTTCGACGCCAACTCCTTCCTGTATATCACGAAAGCTGCGGATTATTACGATGCGATCAGGAGTCACGGCGACGGTTCCAGCGTCCGGGCTTTCTCAAGCAGTCAGGCTTCCTATCTGATCGTCTCCTACACATCCGATTGGCTGTATCCCACCTACCAGTCCAAAGACATGGTGAAAGCCATGAAAAAAAATGGCCTGAACGTGAGCTTCTGTGAAATCGAAGCGGACTGGGGGCACGATGCCTTTCTTCTGCCAAACGAACGTCTGAGCGCCATGATTCGGGGGTTTCTCGAACGTGTCGAATACAGCGATGAGCAAACCTCTGCGACATGA
- a CDS encoding TorD/DmsD family molecular chaperone gives MANQQEIDWPVSRSRIYALLGQLTTRQPNPEDMERLIRAESIALIDALFGDPDIGAIFRQAALLHSTGELSPDTVELDFQALMRVPGPSYTHPYESCYRDRRGNNGNTKWGGICGPYVQQTERYYESEGLSPMYDTVDFADHIGAELSFMAHLCEQQGKALDDGTEEMALQIRQKQEAFAKEHLFQWAEDFGSELSAKAMTPFYQGVGRMLQAFIQLERTVGIQEN, from the coding sequence ATGGCAAATCAGCAGGAAATCGACTGGCCGGTATCCAGATCCCGCATCTATGCGTTGCTTGGACAATTGACCACCCGGCAACCCAACCCGGAAGACATGGAACGGTTGATCCGAGCGGAATCCATTGCCCTCATCGATGCCCTGTTCGGCGATCCGGACATCGGCGCCATCTTTCGGCAAGCGGCGCTTCTGCATTCGACCGGAGAATTGTCGCCCGATACGGTGGAACTGGATTTTCAGGCACTGATGCGTGTGCCTGGTCCGTCCTATACCCACCCTTATGAATCGTGTTATCGGGACCGGCGAGGAAACAACGGCAATACCAAATGGGGTGGGATCTGCGGGCCTTATGTCCAGCAAACGGAGCGCTATTATGAAAGCGAAGGACTTTCTCCCATGTATGACACCGTCGATTTCGCCGATCATATCGGAGCGGAATTGTCCTTCATGGCCCATCTGTGCGAGCAGCAAGGCAAGGCGCTTGACGATGGAACCGAGGAAATGGCCTTGCAGATTCGGCAGAAACAGGAGGCATTCGCAAAGGAGCATCTTTTCCAGTGGGCCGAAGATTTCGGTTCCGAATTGTCGGCCAAAGCCATGACACCCTTCTATCAGGGCGTGGGGCGTATGCTTCAGGCCTTCATCCAATTGGAAAGAACCGTCGGTATACAGGAAAATTGA
- a CDS encoding O-acetylhomoserine aminocarboxypropyltransferase/cysteine synthase family protein: protein MNPPFRFETLCVHAGQEEPDPATTSRAVPVYRTSSFVFKNTRHAADLFGLKEPGNIYSRIGNPTQEILEKRVAALENGAAALALASGTAAIFYTVITLCHCGDEIVSANNLYGGTYTMFDSILPQFGVRVTFVDPRNPENFNRAITEKTKGIFIETIGNPVLEVADIEVVAGIARKHHLPLIVDATFTTPYLLRCIDHGADIVVHSLTKWMGGHGTAIGGIVVDAGTFDWTDPKFSLFNEPDPSYHGLRYAHDLGEMNPVAFAMRMRLVALRNLGACISPDNAWIFLQGLETLPLRMQRHCENAMAVARFLASHPGVRWVRYPGLETDPNHRVAVRYLKNGFGGMVVFGIRGGPAAGAHFVESLRLFSHLANVGDAKSLVLHPSSTSHAQLSEEQQLASGLTPDLIRLSIGIEHIDDILADLKQALDGI from the coding sequence GTGAATCCACCGTTTCGATTCGAAACTCTCTGCGTGCATGCCGGTCAAGAAGAGCCGGATCCGGCGACCACGTCCAGGGCTGTACCCGTTTACCGGACATCCTCATTCGTGTTCAAGAATACCCGACATGCGGCGGATCTCTTCGGTCTGAAGGAGCCTGGCAACATTTACAGCCGCATCGGAAACCCGACCCAGGAAATCCTGGAAAAGCGGGTTGCGGCGCTCGAAAACGGCGCAGCCGCGCTCGCTCTGGCTTCGGGAACGGCGGCTATTTTCTATACGGTGATCACCCTCTGTCATTGCGGCGACGAAATCGTTTCCGCAAACAATCTTTATGGCGGCACCTACACCATGTTCGACAGTATCCTGCCGCAATTCGGCGTTCGGGTCACCTTCGTGGATCCTCGAAACCCCGAAAATTTCAATCGAGCCATCACCGAAAAGACCAAAGGCATTTTCATCGAAACGATCGGCAACCCGGTTCTTGAAGTCGCCGACATCGAGGTTGTAGCGGGCATCGCCCGTAAACACCACCTGCCGCTCATCGTGGATGCCACCTTTACCACTCCCTATCTGCTTCGGTGCATCGATCACGGAGCGGATATCGTGGTGCATTCGCTTACGAAATGGATGGGAGGCCATGGAACAGCCATTGGCGGAATCGTGGTGGACGCCGGAACATTCGATTGGACAGACCCGAAATTTTCGCTTTTCAACGAACCGGATCCATCCTACCACGGATTGCGCTATGCCCACGATCTCGGGGAAATGAACCCCGTAGCCTTCGCCATGCGGATGCGCTTGGTGGCCCTTCGGAACCTTGGTGCCTGCATATCGCCGGACAACGCCTGGATCTTTCTGCAAGGACTCGAAACCCTGCCTCTTCGGATGCAACGGCATTGCGAAAACGCTATGGCTGTGGCCCGGTTTCTAGCCTCGCATCCCGGAGTGCGTTGGGTGCGGTATCCGGGACTCGAGACGGACCCAAATCACCGGGTAGCTGTTCGATATCTGAAAAACGGGTTCGGCGGCATGGTGGTATTCGGCATCCGGGGCGGTCCGGCTGCAGGGGCGCATTTCGTGGAGAGCCTCCGTCTCTTTTCTCACCTGGCCAATGTCGGTGATGCCAAAAGTCTTGTGTTGCACCCATCCAGTACCTCCCATGCCCAGCTATCGGAGGAGCAACAATTGGCTAGTGGTCTTACGCCTGACCTGATCCGTCTTTCCATCGGCATCGAGCACATCGACGATATTCTGGCGGACCTGAAACAGGCTCTGGACGGTATTTGA
- the metW gene encoding methionine biosynthesis protein MetW yields the protein MSKPLRHDLQIIASWIAPGSRVLDLGCGEGDLLQFLMRHRQVRGSGIEHDETKVIAGIQKGVSILHGDINTEILDYPENSFDYAILSQTLQQVYDPAALIERMLQVASAGIVSFPNFGQWNIRMQLMFSGYAPKTPQLPYEWYNTPNIRVITIQDFRKFVRDVGLSVLREEAIAAQDENRLGKRIRFLPNLRAAYGIFMIGRGLQPKRQ from the coding sequence ATGAGCAAACCTCTGCGACATGATCTGCAGATCATTGCCTCCTGGATTGCGCCTGGTTCTCGGGTGCTGGATCTGGGATGTGGCGAAGGCGATCTGCTCCAGTTTCTAATGCGCCATCGGCAGGTTCGCGGATCGGGCATCGAACACGACGAAACGAAAGTCATCGCAGGCATTCAGAAAGGCGTCAGCATCTTGCACGGAGATATCAATACGGAAATTCTCGATTATCCGGAGAACAGCTTCGATTATGCGATTCTGAGCCAGACTCTCCAACAGGTGTACGATCCGGCGGCTCTCATTGAACGAATGCTTCAGGTTGCATCTGCCGGAATCGTGAGTTTTCCGAATTTCGGCCAGTGGAACATCCGGATGCAACTGATGTTTTCGGGATATGCCCCCAAAACACCGCAATTGCCCTACGAATGGTACAACACCCCGAACATTCGGGTCATTACGATTCAGGACTTTCGGAAATTCGTTCGGGATGTCGGATTAAGCGTCCTTCGGGAAGAGGCGATCGCCGCCCAGGATGAAAATCGCCTCGGAAAACGGATTCGCTTTCTGCCGAATCTGCGGGCAGCCTATGGAATTTTCATGATCGGTCGGGGATTACAGCCAAAGCGACAATGA